The sequence TCAACCTAATATATATCAATAATATAGCAAAGAAATAGTTTATAAAAGTAAATATAAGCATTGAGTTTTAATAATTTTATTTGTATGATGTTGGGGATTATATATTTAATATAAAATTTAATAAAAAGAGAAAAAATATGTCAAAGTTTAGCGTAGATATAAATACAATTAAATCAATTTGTGAAGTAAATACTCCAGAACTAATCAATGAGCTTGTAAATTTTTGTGAGGTTATTAATACGTCATTAATGTCAAATATTGACATAACTAAACTAAATAATTCTGATATTACTATTTATGGCAAAAAATCAATTAGCGAAGTTCTTGATTTTTACGCTGAACTTGAAAGTGCATATGATTCAGAACAATCATCTGATGTTCAGGTTGCAAAAGATACAGCTGCAAAAAAAGCCGAAATTTTAACTGAGGCAGTTAAATATGTTAAAAATACTCTTGGTAATGGTAATTTAAATTCTTTAGAGTTAATGAAGGATGTTGCTGTTAATTTCACATTATTAAAAGCAAAAATGCAATATAATAGTATGCCTAAGACTGGTTACGCTAATACAGAAAATTTATTAGAAACTAAAGCCTTAAAAACACTAGAAATAGATATGCAAAAAGGTGCAGTTTCAGTTGCCGAAGATGTTGGATTAGGTGGTGTTTATGGTAGAAGTAAACAAGAAGATACATTAGTTTTTGCTGAGTTAAATGAAAATTTTGATGATAATGCAGCTATAAAATATTTATCATTTATCAATAATAGTATTGGAAACGAAACTAAAGCTAATGAATCAGGTAGTACTGCTGTAATGAGCTATTATAATGCTGAGACTAAAACTTTAAGCTACAGTAATCTTGGCGACTCAAGAATTATGCAAGTTGTATTAAACCAAGATGGTACAATTGATCCTGATAACACTTATAACTTAAGTCAGGATCAGGAAGCTTTATACCCTGTTAGAAAGAAAATGGTTGAGAAAGCAGATGGATATGTTATGGCAGGCAATCCAAAAGGCATGTTTTATAACAGAGTTAACGGTGATATAAAATGTGGGGGTGCATTTGGTGACAGTAATGTTCCTATGCCAAATACTCCAGATTATGGTCAAGTTAAATATGCAGATTTGATCAAAGAAGGTAAAAATATTTTTGTAATAGTATTTTGTGATGGTATTGTTGACAGAGATAGTCTAAATCCTTACAAAATTTCTGAAATCGTTAGAGATTATAATAAAGCATCTTCATCAGAAAAGGATAAATTTTCTTTGGCTTCATTGTTATTAAGAAAAGCAATAGATGGTGGATCGCAAGATAATATTTCAGTGCAGGTTGCTAATATTAACAATGCTCAAAATTCATTTATTAATGCTGTATTTGATGGTCATGGCGGGAAAGAAACTGCGCAGCAAGCAAAACAGGTTATGGAAAAATTAGTTAAACAATATGAAATTGTTAATGAGGTGCAAACTTCTCAAAGTCCAACATCTGTTAGTCAGACAATCGCTAATATTATTGAAAATAAGAGTGAAAGTCACTATAGAGCGCCAAATTCTGGAAATTATCATTCAAAATAATAGTTTTGATTATATAAAAAAAACCGGGCTATAAAAACCCGGCTTTTTTAATTTTGAGTAAGGTTGAAACTAGAAGTCCATTCCGCCCATACCACCCATTCCGCCCATGCCAGATGCCATAGCAGATGGTTTGTTATCTTCTGGTTTTTCAACAATTGAAGCTTCTGTGGTAATAAATAAACCAGCAATAGACGCAGCATCCTGAAGAGCAGTACGAACTACTTTTGTAGGGTCTATAATACCAGCTTCAAACATGTCTACATACTCTAATTTTTGAGCATCAAAACCATAGTTTGCATCTTTACTGTCATTAAGTTTAGCAATTACAACTGCACCATCAATACCTGAGTTTTCAGCAATTTGACGAAGTGGAGATTGTAATGCACGTCTAATAACAGCAATACCAGCTTTTTGGTCTTCGTTTGTAGCTGTTAAATTATCAAGTGATCTTGAAGAATAGTAAAGTGCTGTACCACCACCAGAAACGATACCTTCAGCAACAGCAGCACGTGTTGCGTTAAGAGCATCTTCTACGCGGTCTTTACGTTCTTTTACTTCAACTTCTGTTGCGCCGCCAACTTTAAGAACGGCAACACCACCTGAAAGTTTAGCAAGTCTTTCTTGTAATTTTTCACGGTCGTAGTCAGATGTTGTTTCAGCTACTTGCGCTCTGATTTGGCTACATCTAGCTTCAATAGCTTCTTTCTCACCGTTACCATCGATAATTGTTGTGTTTTCTTTTGTAATAACAATTCTCTTAGATGTTCCAAGTGCGGTAAGATTTACGTTTTCTAACTTCATACCTAAATCTTCACTTACTACCTGAGCGCCTGTTAAGATTGCGATATCTTCAAGCATAGCTTTTCTTCTATCACCAAAACCAGGAGCTTTAACAGCAGCGACTTTTAGGCCACCACGGAGTTTGTTTACAACAAGTGTAGCAAGTGCTTCGCCTTCAACATCTTCAGCGATAATTAAAAGCGGACGACCAGACTGAACAACAGCTTCTAAAAGTGGAAGCATTGGCTGAAGACCTGTTAATTTTTTCTCGAAAATTAAAATATAAGGTCTATCTAACTCTACAGTCATTTTTTCTGAGTTTGTTACAAAGTATGGTGACAAGTAACCACGGTCAAACATCATACCTTCTACAACATCAAGCTCAAACTCTAAGCCTTTTGCTTCTTCAACGGTAATTACGCCTTCTTTACCTACTTTTTCCATAGCTTCAGCAATTTTTTCACCAATAGCTGTATCGCCATTTGCAGAAATTGTACCAACCTGTGCGATTTCTTTTTTGTCTTTAACAGGACGGCTTTTTTTCTTAAGGTCTTCGATAACGCTTGTTACTGCAAGGTCAATGCCTCTTTTTACGTCCATTGGGTTAAGACCAGAGCTTACTAACTTGTTACCTTCGTTAATAATAGATTGAGCAAGAACTGTAGATGTTGTTGTACCATCACCAGCTTTGTCATTTGTTTTGCTAGGCACTTCACGAACTAACTGAGCGCCCATATTTTGCATTCTGTCAACGAGTTCAATGCTTTTAGCAACTGTAACACCATCTTTTGTAATTTGTGGCGCACCGAAAGATTTTTCGATGATTACGTTTCTTCCACGAGGACCTAATGTAACTTTCACTGCATCAGCAAGAATGTTAGCGCCTTCGATCATTCTTTTACGAGCTTCACTACCGTGTGAAATAATTTTTCCAGCCATAATTTAATACTCCTATAATTAAGCTACAATTCCAATAACATCAGCTTCTTTTAAAATAAGAAGGTCTTTGCCATCGATTTTAACTTCAGTTCCAGACCATTTTGCAAATAGAACTGTATCACCTACTTTTACATCCATAGGAATTACAGCACCTTTGTCGTCTTTATTGCCATTACCAACAGCAATTACTTTACCTTGCATTGGTTTTTCCTTTGCGCTGTCTGGAATAATAATTCCACCTGCAGTTTTTTCCTCTTCAGCAATACGCTCAACTGCGATTCTGTCTTTTAAAGGAATGAACTTTGTCATAATTGTTAATCTCCCTGTAAATTTAAACTTTGGTTTACTAAGTTTGCGTTAGTATATATATGTACTTATTGGTTCAATTCAAGGGATAAAAAAAGATTTTTTTGTTTTTTTTGAATTTTCAGGCATTTAGGTCTATACTGTATGTAAATGAATTAGTTAACCATATCTTACTTAAAATGCTAACCTCTATAATTATACAGAAGATTATGACGCTATACGTCAATATTTTTCTGGGTTATTTGTGCGCAAAACGCCTTAAAATGCAAGGAACTGACCTTGCAAAGCTTATATTTTACATAGTAACGCCTTTTGTAATATTTCAGGGGGCGCTTAAAGCTGATCTTGATAACGGAGTTGCTCTTACGCTTCCTGTAACTATTTATATATTTTGCAGTATCTTATGCTTTTTATTCTATTATTTGGGGGGTAAGATTTGGGCAAACAACCCTCAGCGCAACTTAATTGC is a genomic window of Alphaproteobacteria bacterium 33-17 containing:
- a CDS encoding chaperonin GroL, yielding MAGKIISHGSEARKRMIEGANILADAVKVTLGPRGRNVIIEKSFGAPQITKDGVTVAKSIELVDRMQNMGAQLVREVPSKTNDKAGDGTTTSTVLAQSIINEGNKLVSSGLNPMDVKRGIDLAVTSVIEDLKKKSRPVKDKKEIAQVGTISANGDTAIGEKIAEAMEKVGKEGVITVEEAKGLEFELDVVEGMMFDRGYLSPYFVTNSEKMTVELDRPYILIFEKKLTGLQPMLPLLEAVVQSGRPLLIIAEDVEGEALATLVVNKLRGGLKVAAVKAPGFGDRRKAMLEDIAILTGAQVVSEDLGMKLENVNLTALGTSKRIVITKENTTIIDGNGEKEAIEARCSQIRAQVAETTSDYDREKLQERLAKLSGGVAVLKVGGATEVEVKERKDRVEDALNATRAAVAEGIVSGGGTALYYSSRSLDNLTATNEDQKAGIAVIRRALQSPLRQIAENSGIDGAVVIAKLNDSKDANYGFDAQKLEYVDMFEAGIIDPTKVVRTALQDAASIAGLFITTEASIVEKPEDNKPSAMASGMGGMGGMGGMDF
- a CDS encoding co-chaperone GroES, coding for MTKFIPLKDRIAVERIAEEEKTAGGIIIPDSAKEKPMQGKVIAVGNGNKDDKGAVIPMDVKVGDTVLFAKWSGTEVKIDGKDLLILKEADVIGIVA